One window of the Epinephelus moara isolate mb chromosome 22, YSFRI_EMoa_1.0, whole genome shotgun sequence genome contains the following:
- the ube2ql1 gene encoding ubiquitin-conjugating enzyme E2Q-like protein 1 produces the protein MATLLRKIGLIRLHDRDTEDPKHHQGSLKGTKGNQKNNANKHCQTANETNILSTPEIKARKLDQLGKDKPSGKDKQGKDAKEKQQTGGGGSKATSASSIPPLAPHRQHCTQVRTRRLMKELQEIRRLGDNFITVELVEDNLYDWNVKLHQVDKDSALWQDMKETSTEFILLNVTFPDNFPFSPPFMRVLTPRLENGYVLDGGAICMELLTPRGWSSAYTVEAVMRQFAASLVKGQGRICRKAGKSKKAFSRKEAEATFKSLVKTHEKYGWVSPPVSDG, from the exons ATGGCCACTCTACTGCGGAAGATCGGTCTGATCCGCCTGCACGACCGAGACACCGAAGACCCAAAGCACCATCAGGGCTCACTAAAGGGGACCAAAGGGAACCAGAAAAACAACGCCAACAAACACTGTCAGACCGCCAACGAAACCAACATCCTGAGCACCCCGGAGATTAAGGCGAGGAAGCTGGACCAGCTCGGCAAGGACAAGCCGTCCGGCAAGGATAAGCAGGGCAAGGATGCAAAGGAGAAGCAGCAGACGGGAGGAGGCGGGAGTAAAGCGACCAGTGCCTCCTCCATACCACCGCTGGCGCCTCACCGGCAACACTGCACCCAGGTCCGGACGCGGAGGCTGATGAAGGAGCTACAGGAGATCAGGAGGTTAGGGGACAACTTCATCACGGtggagctggtggaggacaaccTGTATGACTGGAACGTCAAGCTGCACCAGGTGGACAAGGACTCGGCGCTGTGGCAGGACATGAAGGAGACCAGCACCGAGTTCATTCTGCTCAACGTCACCTTTCCTGATAATTTCCCCTTCTCGCCGCCGTTTATGCGGGTCCTGACGCCACGGTTGGAGAACGGCTACGTGCTGGACGGCGGGGCCATATGCATGGAGCTGTTGACCCCCCGCGGATGGTCCAGCGCCTACACGGTGGAGGCGGTCATGAGGCAGTTTGCGGCCAGCCTCGTAAAAGGACAG GGGCGTATATGTAGGAAAGCAGGGAAGTCCAAGAAGGCTTTCAGCCGTAAGGAAGCCGAGGCCACCTTCAAGTCCCTGGTGAAGACCCACGAGAAGTACGGCTGGGTGTCCCCGCCCGTGTCCGACGGCTGA